GGAAGTATTCGTACAACTCACAGGTTCTACTGATGAAGATACTATCACGGTTTGGTCTGTGGTGCTGAAGTTACCCGCCAAAAATGAACCCAAATTAATGCGTCATCTGTTAGAGTTGAACTGCACCAGTACCTTTGAAGCTCGTTTTGGCATTAGTGAAAATCAGGTTGTTGTCATTTCCTCACGCACTTTAGCAGAGTTGTCACCAGGGGAAATTTCCCGCATAATTACCATTGTTGCTACCATCGCTGATGATAATGATGAAGCTTTGGTAGAGGAGTTTGGTGCAGCATAGGCAATTTTGGATTTTGGATTTTGGATTTTAGATTTTGTGGTAAAACAGGTTTGGCGACTAATTCCTTGTTTAGCAGCTGCTGGTAATGTCCAAATGGCAGTTGATAGATGGTTGCTGGAACAGCACGAGTCAGGAAAGCATCCTCCCACCCTGCGGTTTTATACTTGGTCGCCTCCTGCCATTTCTCTGGGTTATCATCAAAAACGATATCCTGAATATTGGCCAAATTTAACTTGGCATGATGATAAACTTGATTTGGTACGTCGTCCTAGCGGTGGAAGGGCAGTTTTACATCAAGGTGATTTAACTTATGCTGTCATAACTTCAGGAATAACGGGAAGTCGTTTACAGGTGTATGCAAAGATTTGTGAGTTTTTGATTCAAGGCTGGCGATCGCTCGGTGTAGACTTAAACTACGGTCAAGCTGGCCGGGGTTATATCCACAATCCTAACTGTTTTGGCACGGCCACAGGTGCAGATTTAATTTTAGCAGATGGTAGTAAATTAATTGGTAGCGCCCAACTGCGAAAAGGCGAAGCAATCCTACAACATGGTTCTATGATTTTACACCCAGATGTAGATTTATTTAAACAGGTTTTCGGGAAAGATGCTTTTACTCCCGTCAAACTACCAGAAAATTTAAACCAACAAACAATCATCAATGCTTTAGTGGTTGCGGCCTGTGAATGTTTTAATATGCAGGTAGAAGTTAGTCCACTTACAGAAAATGAATGGTTAGAAATTTTCAACAACTGCTAACTAGCCATAATTAAATCACTGATTATGCAAATCCAAACTACCGCCCAAATTATCATCAATGGTAAAATAGAGGATGTATTTGATTCCTCAATTGAGTCTCAAAATTTACCCAAATTTTTCACTGGTTATAAATCTATACCTGCAATTATTCATGCGAAAACTACAGATGGTTTGCCTCTCCATCAAGGTAGCATGAGAATTGTTAAAAATAGCGATAGTTCAGAAATAGAAGAAATTATTATCAATCTACAACGTCCCACAATTCAAGAATACGAATTAATGCGGGGTTTTCAGCCACCCTTTTCTTGGTTAGTCAGTTCCGCTTCGGGAAAGTGGTTATACTCAAACGTAAATTCAGAAACACAAATC
This genomic interval from Anabaena sphaerica FACHB-251 contains the following:
- a CDS encoding lipoate--protein ligase family protein; its protein translation is MAVDRWLLEQHESGKHPPTLRFYTWSPPAISLGYHQKRYPEYWPNLTWHDDKLDLVRRPSGGRAVLHQGDLTYAVITSGITGSRLQVYAKICEFLIQGWRSLGVDLNYGQAGRGYIHNPNCFGTATGADLILADGSKLIGSAQLRKGEAILQHGSMILHPDVDLFKQVFGKDAFTPVKLPENLNQQTIINALVVAACECFNMQVEVSPLTENEWLEIFNNC
- a CDS encoding SRPBCC family protein produces the protein MQIQTTAQIIINGKIEDVFDSSIESQNLPKFFTGYKSIPAIIHAKTTDGLPLHQGSMRIVKNSDSSEIEEIIINLQRPTIQEYELMRGFQPPFSWLVSSASGKWLYSNVNSETQIIWQFEFKMKNYLAYLFFNVAIKKMFQQAQMICLENLKAFVEQ
- a CDS encoding YbjN domain-containing protein, with the protein product MTSYQETLTPNELVDELISETSSPNHIEVIENVISTLEQDNSAMVSHTPGGAYLWKFKYGSVEVFVQLTGSTDEDTITVWSVVLKLPAKNEPKLMRHLLELNCTSTFEARFGISENQVVVISSRTLAELSPGEISRIITIVATIADDNDEALVEEFGAA